TAATTGATAAAACTTTTTGTCATTTGTATTATTTGTTTCAACCCATATACCCATTATTAGGGTTCAATATATATATATATATATTGAATACTGTGAAATTACGAGTTTTTGTACTCCATATATAGGATAGAATGTTCATTAACACTTTGCTACGTATAATGATACGTTTTACTTTATCTTTTCTGGTGGGTATTAAATAAATTAAATTTGCATTTAATACACTATAAATATAAACCCCCTAGCCTCTTTTTTCACGATATAAAAAAGAGCGAACAGAAATAAAAATGGAAGAACTCGCATTAGATTTAGGGATAATCAGTTTTGAACTGATGACTTTCACCACGTCAAGGTGACACTCTACCACTGAGTTATATCCCTTTCCTATCCTCATCTAGAAGGGAAATTGTAAGAACTTTTCATTCCCAAAGAATCGAAAATGAAACTATATTATTATTCTCCGGAAGTTATATCTTGTTTTCATACTCTTTCAAAACCTCGTTAAAAAAGAATGGAATCATTCTGTAACTATTTACAGATTGACATTTTATTGAAAGAAAATTTGTAACTAAACTATGTAACCTAGTAGGCAAAGAGTTTTTTGCTTCTTCTATTTTGCATAGACTTATTCTATTTAGATTCGCATAATAGACTAAAAAAAAAAAAAGAACTGTTTTTCCCTAGACTTTCTTGGTTTACATTGCCGATTGGCGCGCACAACCGCTCGGAACCTATATATCTATTGATACCATTTTATCATAGGCCATCGAAATAATCCTGAGCAGCCAAACCACGCCACCCAAACTAAAGCACAAAAGTAAAGATCTTTCATCAAATCGATTCCTAGTTAAATAATGCATAACTACACGGATAAGCTGACATTAACCCGTCAATTTTGAATTGAATTTGTGATTCAAAAAAAAAAAAAAATGATATTTCGAGATATAAATAAAAAATTAGCATGTTAATAACAAAAATGGATAAAAAAAAGATTGTCACTCTCATTCTTTTTAGTAGAGAATGAAGAATTAATCCCGAAGGATTCGGAGAGCTTTTTTGTTACAAAATATATATATATATATATATTTTATACTAATCATTCGTGTTAAAACAGGAAAACTGCCCAATCAAGTTTCCATAACGAAGAAAGGGAATACTCGAAAAACAAAAATGTCCTCAAAAGAATTGAACGAGAAGCCGTATGAGGAGAAATTCTCATGTACGGTTTTGTATAGTGGCAGTAAAGATAACTTTACTGTCAACTTTTCCACTATCACCCCTAAAAAACCAAACTCTGCCTTACGTAAAGTCGCCAGAGTACGATTAACCTCTAAATATGAAATCACTGCTTATATACCTGGTATTGACCATAATTTACAAGAACATTCCGTAGTATTAGTAAGAGGTGGAAGAGTTAAAGATTTGCCCGGTGTTAAATATCACATAATTCGAGGAATCTTAGATGCTGTCTCAGTAAAAAATCGTAAACAAGGGCGTTCTAGTGCGTTGTATATTCTTATCTAAGATTTGTATCATTTTATGATGATGCCATGTCAATTGCTAAAAACATGTAAAGTTTATGGCTAACCCAATAACGAACGTTTTGTAAGGGGACTAGAGCAGGCTAAAACAAACTAATTTGTAAGGATATTATATGTCTAAGGTTTAATATTGTATTGAATTCATTTCATAAGTTTTCCCTTACTGTAGTGTGTGTTAACATATAAATTGGAAATGTCTTGACCTTTTTGGAACAGGTTCAATTCAAATAGCATCGATTTAAAACACCTTCTTTTTTTTTTTTTACTCTTTTTTTAAACCTAAGGACTTAATCGTATAGATATAGAAAATACAAGATTTCTAATCATAGCAAAAGAAAGGAAACGGATACTCAATATGAGAATGAGTAAACATAATTTGAATGCATAAGAATGAATATCTTATATATGCAGATGGAATCATGTGGAAAGCCGTATTCGACGAAAGTCGTATGTACGGTTTGGAGGGAGATCTTTGATACCTTTAGAGATCCACCCTACAATATGGAGTTAAAAAGCCGAAATAAGTAATTATTAGTCTTTATGAAATAAATTTATGAACCTTTTTCACACTCATGTCACGCCAAAGTACTGTAGAAAAGAAAATTGAGAAATTTGATCCGATTTATCATAATCGATTAGTTAACATGGTCGTTAACCGTATTCTTAAACACGGAAAAAAATCATTAGCTTATCGAATTTTTTATCAATCTCTAAAAAAGATTCAACAAAAAACAGAGAAAAATCCACTAATTGTTCTACGTCAAGCAATACAAAAATTAACTCCCAAATTGATAGTAAAATCAAGACGTGTAAGTGGATCCACTTATCAAGTTCCCATTGAAATAAAAAAGAAAGAAGGAAAAATACTTGCTATTCGTTGGTTATTAGAATCATCCAGAAAACGTTCTGGTCGAAATATGCATTTCAAATTGAGTTACGAAATAATGGATGCTGCCAGAGAGAAAGGCAATGCTATACGCAAGAAGGAGGAGATTCATAAAATGGCAGAATCCAATAAAGCTTTTGCGCATTACCATTAACCCACTAACTATATAAATAGATCCACAGATTTGTTGCATTCTGGCCAATAAAAGAAAATTTGGATAAATTTTGACAAAGTAAGTTTTCTTTTATTGGAACGAAAACGAAAGGAAAAGAAGAATGAAAAATAAATCGTAGATAAATGATAATAAGGAGATTATGGATGAATATTCAATCTTATTCATCAGGTTTATAGAAATGTAAATGAAAGAAAATGTTGCTTGAAGATTCATTGAAGTTACTAAATTATGATCCGGACAAAATGAAAAACTCATTTTCAATTAATACTTTTAAATCATTTTTATGAAAGAATTTCATTTGCTTCTCTTCTATGGAAGTTCCATTTTTCCAGAATGTATCCTGATTTTCGGCCTATTCCTTCTTCTAGTGATCGACTTCATTTCTGATCAGAAAAAGACAACTTGGTTTTATTTCATCTCTTTAACCAGTTTAGTGCTAAGCACAGCCTTTTTGCTATTTCAATGGAGAGAAGAACCTACAATCAGTTTTTTTGGTAATTTCCAAACAAACAATTTTAATAAAATATTTCGGTTTCTAATTTTATTATGTTCCACTTTATGTATTCCTCTATCCGTGGAATACATTCAATGTACAGAAATGGCTGTAACAGAGTTTTTGCTTTTCATATTAACAGCTACTCTAGGAGGAATGTTTTTATGTGGTGCTAATGATTTAACAACTATCTTCGTATCTTTAGAATGTTTAAGTCTATGTTCTTATCTATTATCTGGATATACCAAAAGAGATGTACGGTCTAATGAGGCTATTATGAAATATTTACTTATGGGTGGAACAAGTTCTTCCATTCTTGCTTATGGCCTTTCTTGGCTATATGGTCTATCTGGAGGAGAGATTGAACTTCAAGAAATAGCCAATGGTCTTATAAATACACAAATGTATAACTCTCCAGGAATTTGGATTGCACTTCTATCTATAACGGTAGGAATTGCATTCAAGCTTTCCCTAGTTCCTTTTCATCAATGGACCCCCGATGTATATGAAGGAGTGCGATTCGTTTTACAAATTATGACATTTCTAAATCTCTTTTTTAGAGATGTTTCTATTTATAAAAACTCTATAGACATGTGGAAAAAAGACTGTTATTCCCACTTGGGCTAAGACATCACTTTTACCAAAAATTAAATTGAATTCAATTAAGGTAAAGCAAAGTAAGAAACAAACTAAATTGTTTGATTGAATCAACAAATAGCTTTTACAAGTTAGTTATTACGGGTAGTTTTTACAAAGGATCAGATTAATGACGTGTACAATATTTTTATTCTTTACGTAGATGCTACATAGTAAGTTTTCATTCTTCAAAAACTACGAGTGTAAAAAAGAAGGCATCCGTCGACAAAAAGATTACCCTAAGATGAGCATCGCATGACTATTCAGAACGATTTAAATCAGATGGTTTTATTTTTTATTTTTAATTCTTTCATAACTGCTGAACTTAAAAAAAAAAAAAAAGGATTTACCATAATAACCACTGAGTAAGGATTCCTCGGAAAGTTAAGGATTAGCGATTCTATTCTATCAATTGAATAGATTCAATCTTATACATACACGAGGAAGGTAATAAAAAAGAGAGAATCCACTAATCTTTTTTATCACTTAGGAGCCGTGCGAGAAGAAAGTCTCATGCACGGTTCTGAATGAGAGAAAGGAGGGGGAATTCCTCTTTTCGACTCTAACTCCCCCACTCCAGTCGTTGCTTTTATTTCTGTTATTTCAAAAGTAGCTGCTTCAGCTTTAGCCACTAGAATTTTTGATATTATTTTTTATTTCTCATTGAACGAATGGCATCTTCTTTTGGAAATATTAGCTATTCTTAGCATGATATTAGGAAATTTAATTGCTATTACTCAAACAAGCATAAAACGTATGCTTGCATATTCATCGATAGGTCAAATTGGATATATCCTTATTGGAATAATTGATAGAGACTCAAATAATGGATATGCAAGTATGATAACTTATATGCTGCTCTATATTTTTATGAATTTAGGAACTTTTGCTTGTATTGTATTATTCAGTCTACGTACAGGAACAGATAACATTCGGGATTACGCAGGATTATATATGAAAGACCCTTTTTCAGCTTTGTCTTTATCTTTATGTCTGCTATCTCTAGGAGGTATTCCTCCATTAGCAGGTTTTTTTGGAAAACTTTATCTATTCTGGTGTGGATGGCAAGCAGGTTCCTATTTATTAGTTTCGATAGGGCTCTTTATGAGTGTTATTTCAATATATTATTATCTGAAAATAATTAAGTTATTAATGACTGAAAGAAACAAAGAAATAACTCCCTACGTGCAAAATTATAGATTATCTTCTTCAATCTCAAAAAATTCTATCGAATTTAGTATGATTGTATGTGTAATGGCATCTACTTTACTGGGAATAGTAATGAATCCAATTGTTGCAATTGCCCAGGATACATTATTTTAGAAATTTATTTCTATAAATCTTCTACTTACTGAAAAAAGTAAGAATTGCCCTCATATTCTTAAAATTGCAGGGAATAGGCTTAAATTATCAGATGAACTTCTAATTACAAAATCAACTTGATCGTTAAATTAGAAGTTCATTTTGTACCATAAATATACATTTTCATTATGAGAAAAAGTCGTTCAAACGTGCGTAAATAAAATATTTGTAATTCTGTTCTATTTTAAATAGAAAAGAATTACAAAAACATGGACGTAGATAATCTAATCTCGACACTTAATTGAATCGAGATAACCTTGTTCTTTCATCTAAAAGTTATTGTGAGCAGAGCACAATAACTTTTTATTGTAGTACATCCAGCAGGAATTGAACCCGCGACTTCCCAATTATGAGTTGGGTGCTTTAACCATTCAGCCATGGATGCCATGGTAAAGCAGAAATAAAAAAAGTTGATTTTAAATTGAATTCTAATTTATGTTTCTAATTTTCAATAAGAAAGAGATTTGGGATTGTTAGCAATTTCTATAGGATAAAATGCTAATTAAAGGAACAATACAGATAGATAAGATCTAATTGGGGGGTACAAATAGAGATTCTTAAATTAATGAAAATTGAATGAAAGAAGTATCGTTCTAAATAGGGTCTAAAAATCCTATTTTATTTTTGGTATGTTTGGTTTCGTATAATAGATACCTATCTATTTTTTGCCCTTTTAAAAAAAGTATCCACAAAAAATCTTCCTCTCTTCTGTAGGTATTATTATTAATGTTTAAATATTGCATTGTTTACTAATTAAACTCTCTCTCTGTAAACAGGGGAGACAAATCGTCTTCGCCTCTATCTATTCTATAAATAACAAGAACTTTTTTTGTACAAATTAATTGCACAAAGTTAGTTGAATAAGTTGCATTAACTGCGTCTTTCTTATTATAATTCAATTTGATTAGTAATAATCACATTCTATCGTTTACAAAATTACATTATATTATTTACAATACAAAAAAACTCTATGAAAAAACATGAGAACCCGTGGTCTACGGACCCTATTGGAAAGAACCGAGAAATAGTTTGGTTCTTTAGCGTTCAGTCGAAATTGAAAGATAACATGATGGAAATATTCGTTCCATGGAACGAATCCAATT
Above is a window of Cryptomeria japonica chloroplast, complete genome DNA encoding:
- the rps12 gene encoding ribosomal protein S12 (trans splicing of 5' rps12 exon and 3' rps12 exon); protein product: MPTIQQLIRNARQPIENRTKSPALRGCPQRKGVCARVYTITPKKPNSALRKVARVRLTSKYEITAYIPGIDHNLQEHSVVLVRGGRVKDLPGVKYHIIRGILDAVSVKNRKQGRSKYGVKKPK
- the rps7 gene encoding ribosomal protein S7; the encoded protein is MSRQSTVEKKIEKFDPIYHNRLVNMVVNRILKHGKKSLAYRIFYQSLKKIQQKTEKNPLIVLRQAIQKLTPKLIVKSRRVSGSTYQVPIEIKKKEGKILAIRWLLESSRKRSGRNMHFKLSYEIMDAAREKGNAIRKKEEIHKMAESNKAFAHYH
- the ndhB gene encoding NADH dehydrogenase subunit 2, with protein sequence MKEFHLLLFYGSSIFPECILIFGLFLLLVIDFISDQKKTTWFYFISLTSLVLSTAFLLFQWREEPTISFFGNFQTNNFNKIFRFLILLCSTLCIPLSVEYIQCTEMAVTEFLLFILTATLGGMFLCGANDLTTIFVSLECLSLCSYLLSGYTKRDVRSNEAIMKYLLMGGTSSSILAYGLSWLYGLSGGEIELQEIANGLINTQMYNSPGIWIALLSITVGIAFKLSLVPFHQWTPDVYEGSPTPVVAFISVISKVAASALATRIFDIIFYFSLNEWHLLLEILAILSMILGNLIAITQTSIKRMLAYSSIGQIGYILIGIIDRDSNNGYASMITYMLLYIFMNLGTFACIVLFSLRTGTDNIRDYAGLYMKDPFSALSLSLCLLSLGGIPPLAGFFGKLYLFWCGWQAGSYLLVSIGLFMSVISIYYYLKIIKLLMTERNKEITPYVQNYRLSSSISKNSIEFSMIVCVMASTLLGIVMNPIVAIAQDTLF